Proteins co-encoded in one Christiangramia fulva genomic window:
- a CDS encoding DUF3341 domain-containing protein produces MASKLIHAIYSDDDLLMQAVKQIKGAHYHIAEVYTPFPVHGLDKAVGLAPTRIAITSFLYGLVGLTVAVLMMDFMMIQDWPQNIGGKPSFHFYENMPAFIPIMFELTVFFAAHLMVITFYMRSKLWPFKKPENPDIRTTDDHFMVEIDASNHNVDKMTKFLYDTGAAEIKLIENN; encoded by the coding sequence ATGGCTTCAAAGTTAATACACGCTATTTATTCAGATGATGATTTGCTGATGCAGGCTGTTAAGCAAATCAAGGGAGCGCATTATCATATCGCAGAGGTATACACCCCCTTTCCGGTTCACGGGTTGGATAAGGCGGTTGGTCTTGCTCCTACAAGAATCGCGATTACTTCTTTCTTATATGGACTTGTTGGACTTACCGTAGCGGTGCTCATGATGGATTTTATGATGATCCAGGACTGGCCTCAGAATATTGGTGGGAAACCCAGTTTCCATTTTTATGAAAACATGCCGGCTTTCATCCCGATCATGTTCGAATTAACCGTATTCTTTGCCGCTCACCTTATGGTAATTACCTTTTATATGAGAAGTAAATTGTGGCCGTTCAAGAAACCAGAGAATCCAGATATTAGGACCACAGATGATCATTTTATGGTGGAGATCGATGCGAGCAATCATAATGTGGATAAAATGACAAAGTTCCTTTACGATACCGGAGCCGCTGAAATTAAACTAATTGAAAATAACTAG
- a CDS encoding c-type cytochrome produces the protein MTSSFHKSLILLFFAGLVVSCADKDERNYQYFPDMYVGVGYETYGAYPVFKNEQEAKLPVEGSIPRGWMPYQYQDDMEGRTAAAENLKNPLPYTEENLNEGKQLYTIYCAVCHGDQGNGKGILVEREKILGVPAYNDAGRNITEGSVYHAMYYGLNNMGSYASQTSIEERWQIDHYVMSLKNKLNGEPARAFEKSAKSNKENLIPSRAPVKKEAQDSLMLNNEPANQE, from the coding sequence ATGACAAGTTCATTTCATAAATCTTTAATTCTTCTTTTCTTTGCGGGACTGGTTGTTTCCTGTGCAGATAAAGATGAAAGAAATTACCAGTATTTCCCCGATATGTATGTAGGGGTTGGGTATGAAACCTATGGGGCTTATCCTGTTTTTAAAAATGAACAGGAAGCGAAATTACCTGTAGAGGGAAGTATTCCCCGTGGCTGGATGCCTTATCAATATCAGGATGATATGGAAGGTCGTACCGCAGCCGCCGAAAACCTTAAGAATCCGCTTCCATATACCGAGGAAAACCTGAATGAAGGCAAGCAATTATATACCATTTATTGTGCAGTTTGTCACGGGGATCAGGGAAATGGAAAAGGCATCCTGGTAGAACGCGAAAAAATATTAGGTGTACCTGCATATAATGATGCAGGAAGAAATATTACCGAAGGCAGTGTCTACCACGCTATGTATTATGGGCTGAATAATATGGGATCATATGCCTCACAGACTTCCATTGAAGAACGTTGGCAAATTGATCATTACGTGATGAGCCTTAAGAATAAATTAAACGGAGAACCTGCAAGAGCATTTGAAAAAAGCGCCAAAAGCAACAAGGAAAACCTTATTCCGTCAAGGGCGCCGGTAAAAAAAGAAGCCCAGGATTCCCTGATGTTGAATAACGAACCAGCTAACCAAGAATAA